Below is a window of Cydia splendana chromosome 3, ilCydSple1.2, whole genome shotgun sequence DNA.
CTCCTGCTCCGGCCAAATGCATCTACTAATGAGAGAGGTATCCGGAATAATTCAAGATCCAACTGAcgtttaggtaccgtaaaatggggtgagttgggtgaaatttgactttcaaacctcgataaaattttatttttacatgtgaaaactgaatggtgtatataataagtgtttcggacgtttgtattttattttgggtagttccatttcataactttgacgataaagaggaaaacccacctcaccccgtagtgcctcgtatttagggtgagagggtttttcatacaaaggtgattttggaagattgttggatcgattttttttattatgaatattactatagctccattttaaattggaatacattatttttgtagcagtagccttaaaaacccacctcacccccctctcaatccttctctccccattcataacccatagctccccgcgaaacctactcaccccgttttacggtattgtATTAAACACCAAACTTTAAACGTATTTtgtgaaaattataaataagtgATTTCGAAGGACAGTGTTCCTCCGATCCCATAAATTAAGATACAACAGCCTATAGACTCCAAAGATTATTAGGAATGGCTGAAAATCATCATCCGAAATACAGGGGCCTAATGAAGTACCTATCTACTTGTTTCTACAAGTAGGTACAATGTATTTCTTATGTCGGAATTCGACGAAAGCATCAATGTTTTAATcgaggggttaaacaacaacaaggTGTCCTCCTTTTTAAACAAATAGTTTTCAATCTACTAATCCAATCTCTCGATACAATATGCAGACAAAGTTATAGTCACAGTGCAGTGGAAAGTATTTCTCCGCGAAGGCCGGAGTCCGCAGGCCTAAACCAAAAGGAGCGCCGCCGACCCGGTTGACATGACAAGTATGTCAGTGTAAAGACATCAACAACAACAGCGAAATCCTTAATTTCTTGTTTACAAGTGATATCTATCGTGTTACTTATTACTACCGATCCCCGTGGCCGAGTCTTGTGAGTACGTCAGCCTTGAACGTTGTGCTCTTTAAGTGCTTCAAGTGTATACCAGTTCTGCAAGGTCACGGCTGTTCCTTTGGAGGAATCTACTTCGCTTTTCGGAAACGTTCCAACGAATGAAGACATTTAAatgtgttgtttttttttaatttatttactcaatataaaATACACAGTAATccattaaacatattttttcgccaaactgcatgacagtttgttggcgaacggTAGCACTCAACAATCTTCCTTAATCTACTGTGTAAGGTAGATTCTAAGTAGGTACTATCAGCAATACACTTACCTGACCAGTCGTTAGGCTTTATCTCATTGCAACAAGGCTCAAAACTGGTCAGATAACTGTGACGCCGATGGAATATTTGTTAACAggtaacatacttaaatacaatcTTATATAGTCTAATACTGtgctatattatataataatatgtttattcTAAAGAAATTTAACCATTAGGAACTAGTATCAGGTACCTATGTTGCACTTTATAGCATTATAGGTAAAGTAAGTATTATAGGTGTAAATAATTTTCTTTCATTTGCTATTTAGTGTTTATCTTTGTATCTATACttctttgtagttttatgtAAATGTTCAATGTTTAATCAAAATGCCCCACCTGAGATCCCGCTCCTGGAATGTCCCATCTGCTGCGACCATAAACGGTACAAAGGCCAACGCGGCCTCAATATTCACTGCGTTCGCGCTCATAGCCCGCGAATCGACCCGCAACTGCCCCCAACAGCGACTAACAACATGTTTTAATTTCCACTCCGTCACCACTTTTATAGACTTTGTATCCGCCAGACAACGGAATGGAAGAGCCGAAAAATATATGTAACATTTTGGAACACTTTTTCCTCCTATTAGGAACGAAAGAACTCGTGATCCTAAATGGAAATACataaaaaatcgaaatttaaaaacaaaagtgtagtgtgtaacataaataaaactaccGGTTGATCAAAATTGACCACTAAATTACGTCACAGAATAAATTTAGTACCTACTACTGTATGGTAGTACAAGAACAAGGACAAgcgaaattgaaaaaaataatgaaatctttgaaagcagttttgtttctttttaaaaataaaataatgtttcctttaagtaaaatgagcttaCGTAAGGTTTTTCTTTCCCTGTTCATAGACAGGGTTCATTCATACTTGTAGCAAAAGGCCGCCTTATTTCCAGGATTGGCGgccaaatacctacctactgcacTGCCGCCTTAAGgaaaaaaattgagtttcacATTTTCGTGGGCGTCGTCATTTCGAGGGCGAAATCAGGaagaaaaatgtgatttttCTATCTAGCAGTTATTTCTTTATCTCTAACAGGTCACGATTTAGACAAGCATAACTACACGCCATTTTGGTAAAGTTACTGCCTTTTTGAGAAAGAAAAAGCATAAGTACATATTCATAGACAGAAAAGTACTAAATTGACGACTTGTGTTGTTTTCGTCAACGAGAAGGTGCAATTAAATTTGCACCTTAGCGACTATGGGGGAGGGTACAGATTTGAGTGACGGTGAAAACCTTGATCAGACACCAGAAAATAGTAACTTAGTGGAACAAAATAGCAATACAAGCCCACGTGATGATAGTATGGAAGGCGGTCAAAACATGAATGCGAGCACAAAAAGAGGCCGAGAAGACAGCGAAGAGGAGACATGGTGCATTGTaggaaaagacgggaagagacgTAGACAGGGAACAAACAGCCCAGTAAAGAATAAGGAGGAAGAAATCAAATATGAAGCATACATTTCGGCTGCAGAGGCTCTGCCTAAACAATTTGCTTTCGCCCGAATGATGCAGCAAAATAACATAGCGGACATCatagaaataaaatatattaacccAAATAAAATTTATGTCCACTTCGGGTCTGAGAGTGCTTTAGAAAAACTTATTACATGCCAAGCTATAAAAGAGAAAGCATGGAGTATAGTGAGAACTAGCGAGGTTGCTGCTTCTTATGGCGTAATTAGGCAGGTAGAACTGGATCTAACCGAGAAGGAGATTTTGGAAAGCATAGATGGCGGCGCCCAGCTATTATCTGTCAAGCGGTTAACTCGTCGATCGGAGGATGGCAAGTGGATAAACAGCGAGTGTGTGAGGTTGGGATTCAGGGGATCCTCCCTACCAGCTTATGTCCATGTATTTGGTATGCGCTTGATGGTTAAACCATACATATTTCCCGTCACACAGTGTTCGAACTGCTGGAAATTTGGCCATGTGAAGAGACTGTGCCCGAAAACAAAAATTGTGTGTCCAAAATGTAGCAAGAATCATAACAATTGTGAGGTCACTAAGTATGTATGTGTAAACTGTACTGGGGATCACTTAGCGTTAAGTAAAATGTGTCCGGTTTACCTAAAAGAGAGGAAAATAAGGAGTATAATGGCAGATTTTAATGTTACTTATCGCAAAGCTTTGAGTATGTATGTCCCAGAAAGCCCTGTCAGGGAAATTAAAGACACCCCCGAAATTGAACTCAACAAATCAGATGCTTCCTTTCCAAAAATTCGCTTTAATTCGGAGAATCAAGAGCAAAGCCAAGATACGCTACCGACCCAAATTCCGAAGTCATTCGTAGCAGTTGCCAAGCCCACCTCATCTAGTGCAAAGGAGAAGGCGTCCCCGAAGAAAAATGGGACCGGTAAAAAGAAACACAAGAAAACCAATCCtcgaaaaaataaacatataacaTATGACACACAAACTGACGAGTCGGAAGGTAGCTGCATGGATATAGACATTGAATCGAGTTCGGATACGAATAATAGTTTAGATATGAAGAAGGGAAAAAAGAAGGTTAATGAAGAAAGAAGAAAGTCAAACAAAGAAAAGAAGAGTGACAATATTACGCTGGAAAAAGTTATGGAGATGTTAAAGAACATATTTTGCAGTGAgaataagtctgttgtggataaAATTGTTTCAGTGGTCAAAAACGGTATTAGGTGGTTAGTTAGTTATGTGACCAAACACTTTTTTGACTTGCCTCCCTTGAGTCAATTCCTCGGCTGTGATGGCCAGTAACGtacacaaaaacaaaattaacgTAATCCAATGGAACTGTCAAAGTTTGAAGAATAAATTAACATCATTTGAGCAGGTATTGTCTCGCGAGAAGGTGCATGTTGCAGCGCTGAGTGAGACTTGGTGCGATCAGGACCTGAACTTGAGAGTAAGTgactataatttatttcgaagAGATAGGGTTGATGGCTATGGTGGCGTTGCAGTTTTAACACATAAATCTGTCAAATCACAAGAGCTTCGTTGTGTTTTATCTAACCCCGGTATCGAAGTTATCCGCGTCAAATTATTCAACTGTTCCCCTCTTGAATATATTATTTCAATATATTGCCCATCTTCGATTCAAACTACTCAAAGAGATTGGGATGAGTTATTTTCCTTAGGTGACAGGAAAACGCTGTTGCTAGGGGACTTTAATGGACACTATACTACTTGGTCACATAAAATAGATGGTCGTGGAAGTCAAATATTCGATTCCTTACTTAGTCACGATCTAATAACCTTAAATGATGGATCTCCAACTAGGGTTCAACTTGTCAATAGTACGCTTAGAGAATCCGCCCCCGACATATCTCTTGTTTCGACTGACATAGCAATCAATTTTAACTGGAAAGTCAGTAATGAATCCCTTGGCAGTGATCATTTGATAATCCAAATGTCTACGGAATGCATGTCTAATCTAAAACCCACCAAAAAACGAAATTTTAAAAAAGCGGATTGGCTGTCATATACTGAGACTTTAGAGAAATCACTTTCTAACCTTACGATCCCAGATGACTGTCAAATAGCGTATGACCTATTTTTATGCGAAATTAACAAAGCGGCCGATTTACATATTCCTTTTGTTAAATACAGCCAGAATCCTAGTAgcaattttatacctaaaccgTATTGGAATGCTACGTTGTCCAAAGCCGTAGCGGAACGTAGACTAGCACTAAGTACTTTTAGGAAAAACCCCACACCAAATAACCTCATCATTTTAAAAAATAGAATCGCCGCGGCACAGAGACTCATCCGGCAGGCTAGATATAAAACCTTTCATGAGTTTTGTACATCAATCGATAACGCAACATCATCTAGCGATATGTGGAAGAGAATGAAGTGGTTAAAAGGTCTTAAATGCAATAACAAATACGTAGATAACGACCGTTCTGTTTCATTACTTAATAGTTTGACGCCTGACTTTGTTTGTGGTGAAAAACCGGTCTTTACTTCTAATAATAGGATGTTAGGTGCCCCAATCACAATTCAGGAGATAGAAAAAAGTATTAAGACATCTGACACTGCTCCCGGGTGCGATGACATATCCTTTTCAATGTTGCGTCACCTTCCATCTGTAGGTAAAGATATTCTAAAATGTTTGTACAACAGGTTCCTTGCCCATGAGTTCGTTCCGAAACAGTGGCGCGATATATTCATTATACCGATCCCTAAACCAGGGCGTGACCCCAATTCCGTCTCATCGTTAAGACCTATAGCCCTTATGTCGTGTTTATGTAAAGTATTTCATTCGATAATAAACAAACGATTAGAGTGGTTTCTTGAGAAAAATGAACTATTCTCTGACTATACCCTGGGTTTCAGGAAGTCTAGGTCTTGTCTAGATAACTTAAGTTTTTTAGTAACATTAATACAAGCGGGTTTCGCGAAGAAACATGTATCCTTGGGTTGTTTTATTGACATAAACAATGCCTACAACAACGTTAACGTTAGGGAGCTGCTATTAATTTTGGATAGACTTGATGTGGGAAAGTCGATATGTAGCTACCTGTGGAACTTTCTAACATATAGGaacttaaatataaaactaGAAAATTCTACTGTGTTCAGGAGGTCAGGCCAGGGTCTAGGACAAGGGGACCCGCTGTCTCCGTTGCTTTTTAATGTTGCCACAATTGAAATTtgtaaacttataaataatgtatatatttcACAGTACGCAGACGATTTTGTGATATTTACTAGTGCGGTCAACTTACGCGACTCCATAACTACATTACAATCAGCAATTAATACCTTCACAGTTATATTA
It encodes the following:
- the LOC134806714 gene encoding uncharacterized protein LOC134806714, whose amino-acid sequence is MGEGTDLSDGENLDQTPENSNLVEQNSNTSPRDDSMEGGQNMNASTKRGREDSEEETWCIVGKDGKRRRQGTNSPVKNKEEEIKYEAYISAAEALPKQFAFARMMQQNNIADIIEIKYINPNKIYVHFGSESALEKLITCQAIKEKAWSIVRTSEVAASYGVIRQVELDLTEKEILESIDGGAQLLSVKRLTRRSEDGKWINSECVRLGFRGSSLPAYVHVFGMRLMVKPYIFPVTQCSNCWKFGHVKRLCPKTKIVCPKCSKNHNNCEVTKYVCVNCTGDHLALSKMCPVYLKERKIRSIMADFNVTYRKALSMYVPESPVREIKDTPEIELNKSDASFPKIRFNSENQEQSQDTLPTQIPKSFVAVAKPTSSSAKEKASPKKNGTGKKKHKKTNPRKNKHITYDTQTDESEGSCMDIDIESSSDTNNSLDMKKGKKKVNEERRKSNKEKKSDNITLEKVMEMLKNIFCSENKSVVDKIVSVVKNGIRWLVSYVTKHFFDLPPLSQFLGCDGQ